The Lycium barbarum isolate Lr01 chromosome 4, ASM1917538v2, whole genome shotgun sequence nucleotide sequence aaaatttccagaaagtttctggaaattctccctgtgttacggtacactgttacggtccgtaacacaaggtacggcccgtaacacaagggacggaccgtatccTGGGACCGTATCGTGaacaaaatttccagtgaggttctggaaatttcgtctgtgttacggctcactgttacggcccgtaacacgagttacggtccgtaacgtcaccgtaacgcagaCGACTTTTCCAGCGAACATGCTTCActcaaatgggcataactctttgcacagatgtccgtttaatcctcataatataccgttggaaagatattcaatagggctacaactttcatcaaggaggttcttccagattcgcaatggatcaaggagttatcgctgcccgaaataagcctatcaaccatttttgcaAACGCTCAAACCTACAGTGTTTTCACTAGacttctaatgatatgagcttaaacttagttccaagatgcggggtgttacaaggCAAAGGATAAAGTGCCTGATCCTAGGGTCTAAATTTTTTGACGGATGGCTATACATGACTTTTGTATTTCAACGGTTACTTCTAGAATGAGTTTTTCTATTCAAAATGGAAAGTACGTGACGGAAAGTAAAATGTTGTTATCTGCAGCAACTTCTTGATGAGCAATTTCATAAATTTGAAAAGTTCGAAACCACCAATGAGGGCTTTCTTGAGGAAATTTGTGATGAGTATTTCCAAGAATCATCGGAGTTTTTGGTCTTAGTGGTGCCAAAACTGTAAGTACTTGTGTACTTCTCTAAATTTCTTTTTCAACTTCTCCTCCTCCCTCGCAGGTCTGATATGTATGCATTCAGGCAAGGACTTCCCTACAATGTCCCTGAGATAGAGAGGTTATTTAATCGATTCAATTCGTTCGCCACAGGGTGAGAGAACTGTTATCTTGTTCTGTCTTCACGGatcattttccctttttcttccgcatttttttcttcttttcctcgTTCTTCTTTTTACTTTTTGGGGTGGTTAGACTTAGaagtaggggtgtcaaatgggcgggctGGTTAATATTGTGTTTGTGCTATTATAATTTTTTAAGATTAAAACTATTTGTCTTTATTAAAAGGATTTTGACAAGGTTTCTTTCATGGGTCAATTTGCGCTACATATCAATCAGTCCAATTTTAAATGGGTGAGCTAAACTTGGGCGGGTCATGTTTTCATGGTTACGAGAGGAGAGGGTGATCAAATGGGGAAGTTAAATGGAGGTACTTTTGGTAGCCTGTGAATGGGTATTTCCAAGAGTATGTTTACATTTAAATGTATCAGGTGTTTCCAATTAATGTCCATTCTACTCCGAATTCGTTTGTTTGTCTACTGCAAGTGTCGTCTGGTTTTTATATTGCCTAATAACCGAGTCTGCACTTTTGTGCTTGCAGTTTTGGAGCTGTAAAAGTGACACATCAGATCAATATCATGAAGGATTGCCTGAAGCGTGGAGATTTTGAAGCGTAAGATCTAGGGAGGAAATTTATGGCTTTATTATTTGTTGATGATTTGATTGTATTGACTTCAGAAATGTTAACAGGTCCAAGGCTGCGTTTGAGGCTATTAAACGGGCAAATGAGCTTCTGCAGTCCAGACTAGAGAGCTACTTCAAGGTTCTCTTAAAGTTTGTATAAAAGtgtctcatctttagcatcattaatTATTGTCATTGTTGTAATCTCTCGTTCTCATTTGGTCTTGTCAGACGAGGAAGCAAGGTCCACCTGCTGAGATAGAGGACCGACCTGAGTACGGGTATATGGACAGTGACAGCGAGTAGGGAGTTGGCGCATAGGGCCAGCCAATGCTTTGAGAAAATCAGTCGGTCAAAATAATGGATGTGAGTGGAACTAAATGGGAACATTAGGAAGCTACTTCAAACTGCTTTTTCTTTATATCCCTATTTGTAGTGTTAAAAAATTGTGATCTATTTTCATGTTGCTTATGCAAGTTTGTGGAATACTCTCTTTTTATGTTGCTTTTATCCAATCGTTTTGTTGGTTTGACATGGTTCTGTCTGGGAGGGGTATTTGACGAGGAGAATTTGGTAGTGCATTATAATGTGATATTAACCTATATTGTTCAAACTCTCCAAAAAAGCAATCGGGTGCTCattggatcctccaaaagtagtgtaatCTTTGTTCGACACATGTGTGACAACATTCTTTTAAGAGTCCGTGCAACATCGATAATAATCATACGGTATTTGTTATCAATCAAAGTTCTTGTGCATTCTCGAGATACTTATACAAATAGTATCATCTCATCCCACTGCTTGAACTTTGTCCCGTGTAAGGAACTTGTACCAAAAAAAAAGGATGGCAAAGCACGCTTTCACAAATATGGGTGAAGCATAACTTTGGTACAATCTTCATTCTACTTATCTTGTTAAATTGTTCTTAAATTTTGTCGGATCGGCAAATGTTGCCTTGTTCACAAGTTATGCCGGATGGCGGAACTTTGGTACAATTTTGCCTATCTTATTAAATTGTTCAGAAGTCTTGCGGCATTGATAAATTTTGCGTTGTTTAATTGTTCTGCTTTGTTGAACTGGTAAGACTTGGTACTAGCTTCAATCTACTTATCTTGTTAAATTATTCACAAGTTTTGCCGGCATGTATTCTGAATAACTATTAACTAATATGTGTGATGTCTTATAATTCGCCTAAACAGTGAAAAATTTCTTCGCCCTTAAGTCGATGAACGTTGTATTAATTGTAACCTTCTGCTTGGTTCAAGTCTAGCGACTAATGCATTCATAGAGCATAGTTTCTTATGAGCTTTGCTTCTTGATCTCAATGATTTTATCAATTCTAACACCAATGATATACACAAAATAACAGATGAAACTAATCCTTAATAAACATGGTACACATTAATTGAATACTCCTAACGACCTTCAAAACAGAAGAAAAGCAGTAGGCCagaaacaaacaaaaagaaaGGTTAGAAAAGATGTCCCTTTGACCATTCACACATTTACATAAAATTTTAAGATATACCAGAAGTGCAAGTCTATTATTTTTTGCCCATGATTAACTTTTAGGATCATTCGCAAAAATGCCCCCCTATTTTGGGGAGGTCTTTGATTTTTGCCCTTCAGCACTTTTGACGCCGCATAAATTAGATTTTGCTCGGCATAGTTTATGTTTAGCTTCagcatatgtatcataacatccaACCAATTACGCCGAACAAGGCACAACTTTCAACACTAAACATAATCTGAAAAAACGGTGAAATTTAGATTTCGCTTGGCATAGTTTACATTTACCTTCAGCATTATGCATTATAACATCCACACAAGTTATGCCCGAAAAGGCAAAACTTTCAACATTCAATATAATCTGAAAGATACTATACAACTTATGCCGCATAACTTAATTGTATACATGGAAATGTAAAGCTTGACACATGGCGTATTAGCAGCAGGACATGTGGCAGCACAGGTAAAGGCATTATTAGCCATTTCGTCGAAACAGGATAAGGGTCTCCGAGTCTAATCAGAGGAAATCTGTTGAGCCGGTATTGCCACGGGATGTCATTGGATCGGGTCATTAAATGAAGAAGATACAGCTCGCAACCATTACTCAATCGGAGCAAATCCAATTGAAACGTTACGATTAGGATTGAATGAGCATTTAAGGCTCATAATTGGTCTTAATTATTAGATAATCACAGCTAAAGGGTTGATTCTTGTGCTATAAATAAGAGCCTATTATTCTTGTGAAGGTCATCAGATTTCCAGTGCACAATATTCTTAACAATCCTTTACTTAAGCAATATATTCAGTGTTCTCTTGTATTCATTTCTGTCAATCCGGTCATCGAGCTTCAACTAGGAACAGGCTGACTCCAACTGAGAGAATCACTCCGGCTAAGCTATTCAAGCTCTTATTGTTTTGTTGTTAGAATTCGGCTAATATTCATTTTATCACAAATTGATCCACATATCCTTTAGACCACTAACAAATTCAACTGTACCCTTTTCTGGGGTAAACATTAATCCCTACAGAACTTGTGTCGAGTGAGGCAAAAGTTCAGTTTCCGATAATAAAAATGTTATAGAAATTATGTCGAGCGAAACAGGTCTAGATATTTTCACTAAATAAGCGGTAGGGACAAACATTAAAGACCACAGATATGagggggaaaaattaaagaccaatacgTTTGAAGAGCAATCTGTACAAAAACTTCTAACTATTAATATATAAGAGTTTCGCCTCCATTTCTATGCTATCTCGCATTTGATAAATATTAAAAGTATTTATAagtcaatttaaaaaaaaaagtagaacaaTAGCATCAGACAAAAATAATAATCAATAATTTAACGGTCGGATTTGAGATCCTCGGTTGAATGTTTGTAAGACAAGCACGACATTAAAAGGGTCATACACGATATGgcgatcagtgttttaaaaggcaattTCAGGACTCGCCCTAGGGTGACACTGGAAAAACGCCTTGGGgctcacgtgcggggcttagttcctatgaggcttacgccctaagcgcctgactatacgccctaaacacgcctagcACCCAACGCTCGAGGCTCACCTAACAATTCTTACACAAACTATATGTTAAATTCTTTAACTAAAATCGTTGACCTCACAATTCTTTACCAAATGAATGAtatttaatagtttttcatcGGATAAGGCACTATTACCCCCCCTGAACTTTGGTTCCAGTTGCTACGACGCACCTTACCTTTTCaagggtcctattacccccctgaactTTTTTAAAATGGCAAAATTATCACCCCGAAATTGGATATCTACTCCCTAatgggagagtgacatacactctccttgccacatgtatattttttaattttttttaattcttttctcTTAAGTGGCAATTTatttaaaaatttgaaaaattgagttttcttttaaaaaatgaaaaaatggatatttaaataaaattcatattttttttaaaacctgtttttttgaagaaaaaaatcaaaTCTGAAAACAtggatttttcttaaaatatggaaaactgttttttttttttaaatgacttaaaaatctagattttcatgatttcattttttcaagacacttttatttttcaaataaaatctggaaaaagtatttttttttcttgtcaaaatgtgaaaaaactaaatttttacaaaaatttggaaaaatgtCAAAAATCCATTTTTTTAAACTAAATCTAGAAAACTAGATATTTTATTCATATATAGAAAAAAGTAATCAGTTTTCCAcagttttttaaaaaatatatcagTTTAGAAAAAAACTTTAAGCTTTAATGATAATTAATTAGGTGTAACTAAATGTGAAGTACCCAATTGAAAAAATGACTCGTGTCAGATTTCATACTTCTCACTCTCCTAAAGAGAGTGAAATACCTCTCCTTGCCACGCCAGCCCTTACGGTGATAATTAGTTCGTTTTAAAAAAGTTCATGAGGGTAATAGGACCCTTGAAAAGGTAAGGTGTGTCTTAGCAACTTTGGCCAAAgttcaggggggggggggggggggggggggtaacaaTGCACTATCCcctttttcatctatagaaataagaagatggggtgtaactcatataacaagtcgtagtattgcatatttactatttgaaagtatcgtgagggtgaatatcacttaagaTTTCTTTTCAAAATACATAgccgaattgtacattttcacctGTCATTGGTCTTgtgtcctatgtatcaaaattatcatattttattattttgttatatgtaattttatttttcttcatgaaggagttacgttGTAACTATAAAactgataaagtttattgattatttgcttatagggggataaaatgaatagtatgatagtaatattatTTTAAGAAGGGAAAAGGCATCATTATTCCTTTGAACTTTCGCCGAAGTTGCTACGATATACTTTACCTTTtcaggggtcctattacccccactaaactttttaaaataaaaaaaaataccacCCTGAAACTGGATATCCAAACTCTTATGAGCGAGTGACATCCACTCTCCATGCCATATGTATATttaatctttctttctttctttccctcctttcttcttctctttcctaTGCAAGCCTACCATAACTGTCCCTTTTCCTCCTTTTTTTCCAGCTAAATTCAAAACACATGGCCGGAATTTGAAATTTTGGCAAGCTTAAAATTCCAACACTATTTTTTTCGGCGAGCTTCAAATTCCGGCGACAATCTTTTCCAGTGATAATCTTTTCTGGCAACAAAAGATTTTCCAGCGACAAAATCTATTCCCAATCTCATATTTACCGGAGTTAACAAgaactttcaaaaaaaaaaaaaaactttaagcttTAATGATAactaattaggtgtaattaaatgTGAAATACCCAATTAAAAAATGGCAGGTgtatattttatcagattttATGCTTTGCACTCTCCCAAAGAGAGTGAAATACACCCTCCTTGCAGTGTCAGCGCTTAGGGTGATATTTATTCTGTTTTTAAAAAGTTTAGGGCGGGTAATAGGACCCCTAAAAATATAAGGTGTGTCGTAGGAACTTCAGCCAAAGTTCGGGGGTAATAATGCCTATTCCCTTTTAagaaattatgatttttttattgtttgaaagttaagatattagagttaatttgcatttcataatagcttttatttcattgtattgtttaaacttgtaaaattatgttatatataattacaagttgtaagtggcttataatggattgctttgattattttttttgtgaggatcgtGCCCGCGGACgagcgcgcacacacacacatatatatacttctatttttttttatgtaattttacctatttaaaaaatatttattgtaattatattacttttatgaaatattaaaaattaaataccatgGGGCTTATCCCTCGCCTAGGCATATGTAAAATGCTCCGCCTTACGCCTCCGCCTTTTAAATCACTAACGACGATACATATATTATCCTTACACCAAGAATTTTGGAAATTCTCTTTGTCTACGGCATCAGAATCAAGATGATTTTTTGCAAAAAGATGAAAGATGAGACAGATTTATTATAAAAATATCTAAGATTCAATTGTTTTTCAAGTATACAAACCGGCCATTGAAAGATTTGCGGT carries:
- the LOC132638787 gene encoding pseudo histidine-containing phosphotransfer protein 5-like isoform X2, which produces MASDFARYIANLRQSLFDEQLLDEQFHKFEKFETTNEGFLEEICDEYFQESSEFLVLVVPKLFGAVKVTHQINIMKDCLKRGDFEASKAAFEAIKRANELLQSRLESYFKTRKQGPPAEIEDRPEYGYMDSDSE
- the LOC132638787 gene encoding pseudo histidine-containing phosphotransfer protein 2-like isoform X1; this encodes MASDFARYIANLRQSLFDEQLLDEQFHKFEKFETTNEGFLEEICDEYFQESSEFLVLVVPKLQGLPYNVPEIERLFNRFNSFATGFGAVKVTHQINIMKDCLKRGDFEASKAAFEAIKRANELLQSRLESYFKTRKQGPPAEIEDRPEYGYMDSDSE